The following proteins come from a genomic window of Halorussus halophilus:
- a CDS encoding GNAT family N-acetyltransferase: protein MRVEQLELSEWESALPSDGFEVFHLPEALEVLDRHVDAEMKLFGGFKGEQPIALLPLFVQRRSAAMAVTSPPPGYNIPRLGPIMMPTSPKRRKQEKVNREFTQKVLDQIGPDIGLERRLADVGVQSPFADKVLDRLDVNSRLMLVRIICNTDYGDPRPFVWSDIDVVPRFTYFVDLSGGDTDAIKQSFSKSLRRDIRDAEDLDVTIEREGLDGARDIYQATKQRYDEQDEPFDPTWAYVRDLFESLGERARAYVARDPDGEYLTGITTLYSNDTAYFWQGGTKGIYDGTSVNGLVHWRLMEDIVEGPPVESVTKYDLMGANTERLCSYKAKFSAELVPYYLVESGGTAMDAAKHAYRLTQQG, encoded by the coding sequence ATGAGAGTCGAGCAACTCGAACTGTCGGAGTGGGAGTCTGCACTGCCGAGTGACGGCTTCGAAGTGTTTCATCTGCCCGAGGCACTCGAAGTGCTAGACCGACACGTCGATGCAGAGATGAAGCTGTTCGGAGGATTCAAAGGAGAACAACCGATCGCGCTGTTGCCGCTGTTCGTCCAGCGGCGCTCGGCGGCGATGGCGGTCACGTCGCCGCCGCCGGGGTACAACATCCCGCGCCTCGGTCCTATCATGATGCCAACCAGTCCGAAGCGCCGCAAGCAGGAGAAAGTCAACCGCGAGTTCACCCAGAAAGTCTTAGACCAGATCGGCCCGGACATCGGACTCGAACGGCGACTCGCGGACGTCGGCGTCCAGTCGCCGTTCGCCGACAAGGTGCTTGACCGGTTGGACGTGAACTCTCGGCTGATGCTGGTTCGCATCATCTGCAACACCGACTACGGCGACCCCCGGCCGTTCGTCTGGAGCGACATCGACGTGGTACCGAGGTTCACCTACTTCGTGGACCTCTCTGGCGGCGACACCGACGCCATCAAGCAGTCGTTCAGCAAGAGCCTCCGCCGGGACATCCGGGACGCCGAGGACCTCGACGTGACTATCGAGCGCGAGGGGTTGGATGGTGCCCGCGATATCTATCAAGCGACCAAGCAGCGCTACGACGAGCAGGACGAACCGTTCGACCCGACGTGGGCGTACGTCCGGGACCTCTTCGAGTCGCTCGGCGAGCGAGCGCGGGCCTACGTCGCCCGCGACCCGGATGGTGAGTATCTCACTGGTATCACGACGCTCTACTCCAACGACACCGCCTACTTCTGGCAGGGCGGCACCAAGGGCATCTACGACGGGACCTCCGTGAATGGACTCGTTCACTGGCGACTGATGGAGGACATCGTAGAGGGCCCGCCTGTCGAGTCGGTGACGAAGTACGACCTCATGGGTGCGAACACCGAGCGACTCTGTAGCTACAAGGCGAAGTTCAGCGCGGAACTCGTTCCGTACTACCTCGTCGAGTCTGGCGGCACGGCGATGGACGCCGCCAAGCACGCGTATCGGCTCACCCAACAGGGGTAG
- a CDS encoding DUF7331 family protein: MTTKYENSDRMQKFPTDERYASFSDEQGAVVIYDTQNNSAWIQSDDNVELAAMA, from the coding sequence ATGACCACGAAATACGAAAACAGTGACCGAATGCAGAAGTTCCCCACCGACGAACGGTACGCCTCGTTCAGCGACGAGCAAGGAGCGGTCGTCATCTACGACACGCAGAACAACAGCGCGTGGATTCAGTCCGACGACAACGTAGAACTCGCCGCGATGGCGTAG
- a CDS encoding oligosaccharide flippase family protein, protein MDLKKISKGLKATVGARTLHMAASGLLTFVLARFLLGQTEYGLLGSALAVLGVAQLFGDLGVGKSAAKFVTEYKEKDPGQVPHILRAAIGFRLAAAALVGGAFVLFGGPIARLVGQSDIAPLLALGAGYVAVHSLFTFSMVLFQGYNRVDYSALIRAVGTVGRLLLAVVGVVLLGGAVGALAGYIVGYGVGALVGLYLLYRHCYRETEPAESMEDGLARRVIRYSVPLTATRGANVLDKRVDVILVGYFMNPVAVGYYYLAKQIVGFIQTPAAAMGFSISPTYGEEKAAGDTSRAASLYETTLRHTLLLYVPAAAGMVLVAEPALRLVFGPEWAPAAPVLQVFSAYVVLQAVSYITSDALDFLGRATERAYAKGITSVANFLLNLLLIPTFGVAGAAAATVVTFAGYTGVNLWVIHSELSLPLGRILRHLAAVVTVTAAMSAAVWMALSATPGAIAVVVAIPLGIAVWAGLSILGGLLDPKRVTAFLA, encoded by the coding sequence ATGGACCTGAAGAAAATCTCGAAGGGCCTCAAAGCGACCGTCGGCGCGCGCACGCTCCACATGGCGGCCAGCGGGTTGCTGACGTTCGTCCTCGCTCGGTTTCTGCTCGGCCAGACCGAGTACGGTCTGCTCGGCTCTGCACTGGCGGTGCTGGGCGTCGCCCAACTGTTCGGCGACCTCGGCGTCGGCAAGTCCGCCGCGAAGTTCGTCACCGAGTACAAGGAGAAAGACCCGGGACAAGTGCCCCACATCTTGCGCGCGGCAATCGGCTTCCGACTCGCCGCTGCCGCGCTCGTCGGCGGCGCGTTCGTCCTGTTCGGCGGCCCAATCGCGCGCCTCGTGGGGCAGTCCGACATCGCGCCACTGCTGGCGCTCGGTGCCGGCTACGTCGCGGTCCACTCGCTGTTCACGTTCTCGATGGTCCTCTTCCAGGGCTACAACCGAGTCGATTACAGCGCGCTCATTCGGGCCGTCGGAACGGTGGGCAGACTCCTGCTCGCCGTCGTCGGAGTCGTCCTGCTCGGTGGTGCAGTGGGCGCGCTCGCGGGCTACATCGTCGGATACGGTGTCGGCGCACTCGTCGGTCTCTACCTGCTGTACCGACACTGCTACCGCGAAACCGAACCTGCCGAATCGATGGAGGACGGACTCGCACGCAGGGTCATCCGGTACAGCGTGCCGCTGACCGCGACTCGGGGGGCGAACGTCCTCGACAAGCGCGTGGACGTGATTCTCGTCGGCTACTTCATGAACCCGGTCGCAGTGGGGTACTACTACCTCGCCAAGCAGATCGTCGGGTTCATCCAGACGCCCGCGGCCGCGATGGGGTTCAGCATCTCGCCAACCTACGGCGAGGAGAAGGCCGCTGGCGACACCTCGCGGGCGGCTAGCCTCTACGAGACGACGCTTCGCCACACCTTGCTCCTCTACGTGCCCGCCGCGGCCGGGATGGTGCTGGTGGCAGAACCCGCGCTCCGACTCGTCTTCGGGCCCGAGTGGGCACCGGCGGCCCCCGTCCTGCAAGTGTTCTCGGCGTACGTCGTCCTCCAGGCAGTCTCGTACATCACGAGCGACGCGCTGGACTTCCTCGGCCGAGCGACCGAACGTGCCTACGCGAAAGGGATTACGTCGGTCGCCAACTTCCTGCTCAACCTGCTGTTGATTCCGACCTTCGGCGTGGCGGGCGCGGCGGCCGCGACGGTCGTCACGTTCGCGGGCTACACCGGCGTGAATCTCTGGGTCATCCACAGTGAACTTTCGCTCCCGCTCGGTCGCATCCTCCGGCACCTCGCCGCAGTCGTGACAGTGACGGCCGCGATGTCGGCCGCGGTGTGGATGGCACTCTCCGCGACCCCCGGGGCGATTGCGGTCGTCGTCGCCATCCCACTCGGTATCGCCGTGTGGGCTGGCCTCTCGATTCTCGGTGGCCTGCTCGACCCGAAGCGCGTCACCGCGTTCTTGGCGTGA
- a CDS encoding alkaline phosphatase family protein, with the protein MTKKPTDANRAFVLGLDGVPWYLIEGWVEDGELPNFARLVDEGAAGPLESTMPPTTALAWPSIATGTWADKHGVYSFRGVQSDYTHKMSTSNDVARPELWDMLGPSVVANVPMTYPADDIDGKLVTGMMTPEIGEGFTHPPELQDEILERIPNYQIGLSWEQYHDKEAEFVDDLAELVTSRRKLLRQLMETDDWRLFFFVFTAPDRLQHLIWDMDVLLGHYREIDDALGEVLDYVEEKDANLFVVSDHGFGPVDTYVHVNTFLEREGYLTRKGGSGRGTLQKLGLDKDRVRNVINGIGIDEKTLYNHLPDSLVESVASQVPGTHELFDVDFSETVAFTHGAGNLYINHDGKFDNGVVSASEVPEVKAEIRARLEGLTDPQTGEAILNVYDGDDLFETDPKSPDLVVRAEHGYLTANSLTHKVFRDSTMDATHRSEGVFLAWGPSIDAGSTPEDANVTDVAPTVLHSVGEAVPNGADGRVLSEVFDPNSRAAKRAVSRRDYADSGPRDAVEADFEDVEARLQGLGYMD; encoded by the coding sequence ATGACGAAGAAACCTACCGACGCGAACCGGGCGTTCGTTCTGGGACTCGACGGTGTACCGTGGTATCTCATCGAGGGGTGGGTCGAAGACGGGGAACTCCCGAACTTCGCGCGCCTCGTCGATGAGGGCGCGGCCGGACCGCTCGAAAGCACGATGCCCCCGACGACGGCGCTCGCGTGGCCCTCCATCGCCACCGGAACGTGGGCCGACAAGCACGGCGTCTACTCCTTCCGAGGCGTGCAGTCAGACTACACCCACAAGATGAGCACCAGCAACGACGTCGCTCGCCCGGAACTCTGGGACATGCTCGGTCCGTCCGTGGTCGCCAACGTGCCGATGACTTACCCGGCCGACGATATCGACGGGAAACTCGTGACGGGGATGATGACCCCTGAAATCGGCGAGGGGTTCACGCATCCACCTGAGCTACAGGACGAAATTCTCGAACGGATTCCGAACTACCAAATCGGCCTCTCGTGGGAGCAGTACCACGACAAGGAAGCGGAGTTCGTGGACGACCTCGCGGAACTGGTCACGTCCAGACGGAAACTCCTGCGACAACTGATGGAGACCGACGACTGGCGACTCTTCTTCTTCGTGTTCACCGCGCCGGACAGACTCCAGCACCTCATCTGGGACATGGACGTACTGCTCGGCCACTACCGCGAGATTGACGACGCGCTCGGCGAGGTACTCGACTACGTGGAGGAGAAGGACGCGAACCTCTTCGTCGTCTCCGACCACGGGTTCGGCCCGGTCGATACCTACGTCCACGTCAACACTTTCCTGGAACGCGAAGGCTACCTCACGCGGAAAGGCGGCTCCGGTCGCGGCACGCTCCAGAAACTCGGTCTCGACAAGGACCGCGTCCGAAACGTCATCAACGGCATCGGCATCGACGAGAAGACGCTGTACAATCACCTCCCGGACTCGTTGGTCGAGTCCGTCGCCTCGCAGGTGCCGGGCACCCACGAACTGTTCGACGTGGACTTCTCGGAGACGGTGGCGTTCACCCACGGCGCGGGCAACCTCTACATCAACCACGACGGGAAGTTCGACAACGGCGTCGTCTCGGCTTCGGAAGTTCCCGAAGTGAAGGCCGAGATACGCGCTCGCCTCGAAGGCCTCACCGACCCGCAGACCGGCGAGGCGATACTGAACGTCTACGACGGCGACGACCTCTTCGAGACCGACCCCAAGTCGCCGGACCTCGTGGTACGGGCCGAACACGGCTACCTCACCGCGAACTCGCTCACCCACAAGGTGTTCCGCGACAGCACCATGGACGCGACGCACCGAAGTGAGGGGGTGTTCCTCGCGTGGGGACCGTCCATCGACGCCGGAAGCACGCCGGAAGACGCCAACGTCACCGACGTGGCACCGACAGTTCTCCACAGCGTCGGCGAAGCAGTTCCGAACGGTGCCGACGGCCGGGTCCTCTCGGAAGTGTTCGACCCTAACTCCAGAGCGGCCAAGCGTGCCGTCTCGCGGCGCGACTACGCCGACTCGGGTCCACGTGACGCCGTCGAGGCCGACTTCGAGGACGTGGAAGCTCGACTGCAGGGTCTCGGCTACATGGATTAG
- a CDS encoding NAD-dependent epimerase/dehydratase family protein, with protein MLATNVEHEIAGRTVLITGGAGFIGSHLAAALVGDNEVRVLDDLSGGAREFVPDGAELYEGDVRDPQAVAEAMRGADLVFHEAALVSVEESVTDPERSHQTNATAALTVLEQAREEDARVVLASSAAIYGHPESVPVEEGDPKTPSSPYGIDKLSLDHYARAYHDLYGLETVPLRYFNVYGPRQNPEYSAVVSVFFRQARDGGPVTVQGDGEQTRDFVHVSDVVRANLRAATTDNIGEPFNVATGRSVTVRELAETIVDVTGSDADITHVEERPGDIRHSEADISKAQEGLGYEPTVSLEEGLRELAEMDESR; from the coding sequence ATGCTAGCCACCAATGTCGAACACGAAATCGCTGGTCGAACCGTCCTGATAACCGGCGGCGCGGGATTCATAGGGAGCCACCTCGCGGCCGCGCTCGTCGGCGACAACGAGGTGCGCGTACTGGACGACCTCTCGGGGGGCGCGCGCGAGTTCGTCCCCGATGGCGCGGAACTCTACGAGGGCGACGTGCGCGACCCCCAAGCAGTCGCCGAAGCCATGCGAGGAGCGGACCTCGTCTTCCACGAGGCGGCGCTGGTCTCCGTCGAGGAGTCGGTGACCGACCCCGAGCGGAGCCACCAGACGAACGCCACAGCGGCACTGACGGTTCTCGAACAGGCCCGCGAGGAAGACGCGCGCGTCGTGTTGGCGTCCTCGGCGGCCATCTACGGCCACCCCGAATCGGTGCCCGTCGAAGAGGGCGACCCCAAGACCCCTAGCTCGCCGTACGGCATCGACAAGCTCTCGCTGGACCACTACGCACGCGCCTACCACGACCTCTACGGTCTGGAGACGGTCCCCTTGAGATACTTCAACGTCTACGGCCCGCGCCAGAATCCGGAGTACAGCGCGGTCGTGTCGGTCTTCTTCCGGCAGGCCCGCGACGGTGGACCAGTCACCGTCCAAGGCGACGGCGAGCAGACCCGCGACTTCGTACACGTCAGCGACGTGGTCCGGGCGAACCTGCGCGCCGCCACGACCGACAACATCGGGGAACCGTTCAACGTCGCCACTGGTCGGAGCGTAACGGTTCGGGAACTAGCGGAGACGATTGTGGACGTGACTGGCTCGGACGCCGACATTACGCACGTCGAAGAGCGTCCGGGCGACATTCGACACAGCGAAGCCGACATCTCGAAGGCGCAAGAGGGACTGGGCTACGAGCCGACGGTTTCGCTGGAAGAGGGGTTGCGGGAACTGGCTGAGATGGACGAGTCGCGTTGA
- a CDS encoding CheF family chemotaxis protein has product MSEGEYKITDTQGKFLQVVKNGRKLNDPDWTSGRVLLSNKRLVLAGNDGKRTIPLQKVSALKGRYDVNQAVASVSDYLSVEFGKDVVLLSAGSNIDEFETDVYGALLNQKMLLTKHPAVEGGVVQSTDWEKARLKIDEGMINVAIASGTFVGIELDDIGSVERATRTVQGEQRTVLEVEHTQGETSVQTYISGKTRRCSLLESLLRKGERKNEGGVELEETEKEVLMALYSGVSSFEIPDFLGMDVDRVEEIFERLIELDVLEEVRKRREVSLKTRGRNIASESINEK; this is encoded by the coding sequence ATGAGTGAAGGAGAATACAAGATAACCGACACACAGGGGAAGTTCCTGCAGGTCGTCAAGAACGGACGGAAACTGAACGACCCCGACTGGACGAGCGGCCGCGTCCTCCTCTCGAACAAGCGACTGGTGTTGGCGGGCAACGACGGGAAGCGGACCATCCCGCTGCAGAAAGTGAGCGCGCTGAAGGGCCGCTACGACGTGAACCAAGCGGTCGCCAGTGTTTCGGACTACCTCAGCGTGGAGTTCGGAAAAGACGTCGTCCTATTGTCGGCTGGCAGCAACATCGACGAGTTCGAGACGGACGTGTACGGCGCACTGCTCAACCAGAAGATGCTGCTGACCAAGCACCCCGCAGTGGAGGGTGGCGTGGTCCAGAGCACCGACTGGGAGAAAGCCCGCCTGAAGATAGACGAGGGCATGATAAACGTCGCCATCGCCAGCGGCACCTTCGTCGGCATCGAGTTGGACGACATCGGCTCGGTCGAACGGGCCACCCGGACGGTGCAGGGCGAACAGCGAACGGTGCTGGAAGTCGAACACACGCAGGGCGAGACGAGCGTCCAGACGTACATCTCGGGTAAGACCCGCCGATGCTCGCTACTGGAGTCGCTACTCCGGAAGGGCGAACGCAAAAACGAGGGCGGGGTCGAGTTGGAAGAGACCGAAAAAGAAGTGCTGATGGCGCTCTACTCGGGCGTCTCGTCGTTCGAAATCCCGGACTTCCTCGGCATGGACGTGGACCGAGTGGAAGAGATTTTCGAGCGACTCATCGAGTTAGACGTACTTGAGGAAGTGCGCAAGCGGCGCGAAGTGAGTTTGAAGACTCGCGGGCGGAACATCGCCAGCGAGTCTATCAACGAAAAGTGA